Proteins co-encoded in one Accipiter gentilis chromosome 5, bAccGen1.1, whole genome shotgun sequence genomic window:
- the SMIM35 gene encoding small integral membrane protein 35 — MDSQAGQEPINVLGVVLGVGLALLILVLFGYTFIRWYQRGQCWRRPDFVFNLYHTCGLGSVAVELVPPFSISGLLSRTGSSYVPFQDRGP; from the exons ATGGACTCCCAGGCAG GGCAAGAACCCATCAACGTGCTTGGGGTTGTCTTAGGTGTCGGGCTGGCCTTGCTGATCCTGGTGCTTTTTGGCTACACCTTCATCCGGTGGTACCAGAGGGGCCAGTGCTGGCGCC GGCCTGACTTTGTCTTCAACCTCTACCATACCTG TGGGCTGGGGTCAGTGGCGGTGGAGCTGGTGCCACCGTTCAGCATCAGCGGCTTGCTGAGCAGGACAGGGAGCAGCTATGTGCCTTTCCAGGACCGAGGGCCATGA
- the IL10RA gene encoding interleukin-10 receptor subunit alpha isoform X2, whose protein sequence is MAPSTTALALFVALLLAWRTDGEKLASPTHVRFAAKVAHHLLRWEPGHNPPSNVCYEVEYKVYGTNVSWTAIPNCMKISRHSCDLTYYTLDPGLRYYARVRAVSRNHTSPWQRTNSFSPQEASLRLSGQSLSVTGNTIHVQLQLLFRVGNVTVKYDDIQKHTRRYRVYIRRAQDNRTYEVAETTPEFNVSNLFWDTEYCISVEPDVASRHTRTTRTDEQCVTIGSAELVLSTISSSFITLLLLGLLGSLLVCSYIKKPMRPPSVLKSFIKQSSLWVEQESSSSGSPDADPVQQLFLCQKEPQQDSGPDGSTSTAQLPVEKGWRLPAWPEDWVCLLGTEARGSGDSSCTSTDSGICLHTSSSELSCSSGPEPQGYKQQLPTGDDSGMGLESACPRPMCSSGSRNASPVEARQPCREELSLSPATSQDGQQVMEFRGYLQQSKGMVEPRQDPAKGLPFSGCAGSLQGPGSTDVMLDVECSELAVAKGYLKQFSPERPRSHTQDLAPWGTPQEPAAWDFSSQVGPQAPTLLSYGAPGAPSASKASPELLKAPFDLSIFNTDLLGTLPLISSLSTNKWLTLQINPLSLLNGDSKDSRL, encoded by the exons ATGGCCCCCTCCACCACAGCCCTGGCACTGTTCGTGGCACTGCTTCTTGCCTGGAGGACGGATG GTGAGAAGCTGGCGAGCCCCACACACGTGCGCTTTGCTGCAAAGGTAGCGCATCACCTGCTGCGGTGGGAGCCGGGACACAACCCCCCCAGCAATGTCTGCTATGAAGTGGAGTACAAAGT CTATGGCACAAATGTCTCCTGGACAGCCATCCCAAACTGCATGAAGATCTCACGGCACTCCTGCGACCTCACATACTACACCCTGGATCCTGGCCTGCGCTACTATGCACGGGTCAGGGCCGTGTCCAGAAACCACACGTCCCCGTGGCAAAGGACCAACTCTTTCTCCCCACAAGAAG CCAGCCTGCGCCTGTCGGGCCAGAGCCTCTCTGTGACAGGCAACACCATCCacgtgcagctgcagctgctcttcagGGTGGGCAACGTCACCGTGAAATATGACGACATACAGAAGCACACGAGGCGATACCGGGTGTACATCAGGAGGGCACAGGACAATCGGACG TACGAAGTGGCGGAGACCACCCCAGAGTTCAACGTCAGCAATCTCTTCTGGGACACTGAGTACTGCATCAGTGTGGAGCCCGACGTGGCCAGCCGGCACACCCGCACCACGCGCACCGACGAGCAGTGTGTCACCATTG GGAGCGCAGAGCTTGTCCTGAGCACCATCAGTTCCTCCTTCATCACCCTGTTGCTCTTGGGTCTCCTGGGGTCTCTGCTGGTGTGCAGCTACATAAAGAAACCCATGAGGCCACCGTCCGTCCTG aaATCTTTCATAAAACAGAGCTCGCTCTGGGTGGAGCAGGAGTCCTCATCCTCAGGCAGCCCAGATGCAGATCCTGTCCAGCAGCTGTTCCTGTGCCAGAAGGAGCCCCAGCAGGACAGTGGCCCTGATGGCAGCACCAGCACCGCCCAGCTGCCTGTGGAGAAGGGCTGGAGGCTTCCAGCATGGCCCGAGGACTGGGTATGCCTGCTGGGGACGGAGGCCAGGGGGAGCGGAGACAGCAGCTGCACCAGCACCGACAGCGGCATCTGCCTGCACACCTCCTCCTCTGAACTGAGCTGCTCCTCAGGCCCTGAGCCCCAGGGCTACAAGCAGCAGCTGCCCACTGGCGACGACAGCGGCATGGGCTTGGAAAGCGCCTGCCCTCGCCCCATGTGCTCCTCCGGCAGCAGGAACGCCAGCCCTGTGGAGgccaggcagccctgcagagaggagcTCAGCCTCTCCCCTGCCACCAGCCAGGATGGCCAGCAAGTCATGGAGTTCCGTGGATACCTGCAGCAGTCCAAGGGCATGGTGGAGCCGAGGCAGGACCCAGCCAAGGGGCTGCCCTTCTCAGGCTGTGCAGGATCCCTGCAGGGCCCTGGCAGCACTGATGTCATGCTGGATGTAGAGTGCTCTGAGCTGGCTGTGGCCAAAGGGTACTTGAAGCAGTTCTCTCCCGAGCGTCCCCGCAGCCACACACAGGACCTTGCTCCATGGGGCACCCCTCAGGAGCCCGCTGCCTGGGACTTTTCCAGCCAGGTGGGGCCCCAAGCCCCGACTCTGCTGAGCTATGGGGCTCCAGGTGCTCCCTCGGCCTCCAAAGCCAGCCCCGAGCTCCTGAAAGCTCCCTTTGACCTGAGCATCTTCAACACTGACCTCCTGGGGACGCTGCCCCTCATCTCCAGCCTCAGCACCAACAAGTGGCTCACGCTGCAAATCAACCCCCTGAGCCTGCTCAATGGGGACAGCAAGGACAGCCGCCTGTGA
- the IL10RA gene encoding interleukin-10 receptor subunit alpha isoform X1, translating into MAPSTTALALFVALLLAWRTDGEKLASPTHVRFAAKVAHHLLRWEPGHNPPSNVCYEVEYKVYGTNVSWTAIPNCMKISRHSCDLTYYTLDPGLRYYARVRAVSRNHTSPWQRTNSFSPQEASLRLSGQSLSVTGNTIHVQLQLLFRVGNVTVKYDDIQKHTRRYRVYIRRAQDNRTYEVAETTPEFNVSNLFWDTEYCISVEPDVASRHTRTTRTDEQCVTIGERDRSAELVLSTISSSFITLLLLGLLGSLLVCSYIKKPMRPPSVLKSFIKQSSLWVEQESSSSGSPDADPVQQLFLCQKEPQQDSGPDGSTSTAQLPVEKGWRLPAWPEDWVCLLGTEARGSGDSSCTSTDSGICLHTSSSELSCSSGPEPQGYKQQLPTGDDSGMGLESACPRPMCSSGSRNASPVEARQPCREELSLSPATSQDGQQVMEFRGYLQQSKGMVEPRQDPAKGLPFSGCAGSLQGPGSTDVMLDVECSELAVAKGYLKQFSPERPRSHTQDLAPWGTPQEPAAWDFSSQVGPQAPTLLSYGAPGAPSASKASPELLKAPFDLSIFNTDLLGTLPLISSLSTNKWLTLQINPLSLLNGDSKDSRL; encoded by the exons ATGGCCCCCTCCACCACAGCCCTGGCACTGTTCGTGGCACTGCTTCTTGCCTGGAGGACGGATG GTGAGAAGCTGGCGAGCCCCACACACGTGCGCTTTGCTGCAAAGGTAGCGCATCACCTGCTGCGGTGGGAGCCGGGACACAACCCCCCCAGCAATGTCTGCTATGAAGTGGAGTACAAAGT CTATGGCACAAATGTCTCCTGGACAGCCATCCCAAACTGCATGAAGATCTCACGGCACTCCTGCGACCTCACATACTACACCCTGGATCCTGGCCTGCGCTACTATGCACGGGTCAGGGCCGTGTCCAGAAACCACACGTCCCCGTGGCAAAGGACCAACTCTTTCTCCCCACAAGAAG CCAGCCTGCGCCTGTCGGGCCAGAGCCTCTCTGTGACAGGCAACACCATCCacgtgcagctgcagctgctcttcagGGTGGGCAACGTCACCGTGAAATATGACGACATACAGAAGCACACGAGGCGATACCGGGTGTACATCAGGAGGGCACAGGACAATCGGACG TACGAAGTGGCGGAGACCACCCCAGAGTTCAACGTCAGCAATCTCTTCTGGGACACTGAGTACTGCATCAGTGTGGAGCCCGACGTGGCCAGCCGGCACACCCGCACCACGCGCACCGACGAGCAGTGTGTCACCATTGGTGAGAGAGACA GGAGCGCAGAGCTTGTCCTGAGCACCATCAGTTCCTCCTTCATCACCCTGTTGCTCTTGGGTCTCCTGGGGTCTCTGCTGGTGTGCAGCTACATAAAGAAACCCATGAGGCCACCGTCCGTCCTG aaATCTTTCATAAAACAGAGCTCGCTCTGGGTGGAGCAGGAGTCCTCATCCTCAGGCAGCCCAGATGCAGATCCTGTCCAGCAGCTGTTCCTGTGCCAGAAGGAGCCCCAGCAGGACAGTGGCCCTGATGGCAGCACCAGCACCGCCCAGCTGCCTGTGGAGAAGGGCTGGAGGCTTCCAGCATGGCCCGAGGACTGGGTATGCCTGCTGGGGACGGAGGCCAGGGGGAGCGGAGACAGCAGCTGCACCAGCACCGACAGCGGCATCTGCCTGCACACCTCCTCCTCTGAACTGAGCTGCTCCTCAGGCCCTGAGCCCCAGGGCTACAAGCAGCAGCTGCCCACTGGCGACGACAGCGGCATGGGCTTGGAAAGCGCCTGCCCTCGCCCCATGTGCTCCTCCGGCAGCAGGAACGCCAGCCCTGTGGAGgccaggcagccctgcagagaggagcTCAGCCTCTCCCCTGCCACCAGCCAGGATGGCCAGCAAGTCATGGAGTTCCGTGGATACCTGCAGCAGTCCAAGGGCATGGTGGAGCCGAGGCAGGACCCAGCCAAGGGGCTGCCCTTCTCAGGCTGTGCAGGATCCCTGCAGGGCCCTGGCAGCACTGATGTCATGCTGGATGTAGAGTGCTCTGAGCTGGCTGTGGCCAAAGGGTACTTGAAGCAGTTCTCTCCCGAGCGTCCCCGCAGCCACACACAGGACCTTGCTCCATGGGGCACCCCTCAGGAGCCCGCTGCCTGGGACTTTTCCAGCCAGGTGGGGCCCCAAGCCCCGACTCTGCTGAGCTATGGGGCTCCAGGTGCTCCCTCGGCCTCCAAAGCCAGCCCCGAGCTCCTGAAAGCTCCCTTTGACCTGAGCATCTTCAACACTGACCTCCTGGGGACGCTGCCCCTCATCTCCAGCCTCAGCACCAACAAGTGGCTCACGCTGCAAATCAACCCCCTGAGCCTGCTCAATGGGGACAGCAAGGACAGCCGCCTGTGA